One part of the Rutidosis leptorrhynchoides isolate AG116_Rl617_1_P2 chromosome 1, CSIRO_AGI_Rlap_v1, whole genome shotgun sequence genome encodes these proteins:
- the LOC139885848 gene encoding uncharacterized protein: MSILHLPSIQVCYLTPKKYTHSSLKFGESNSRTTTYKKGSLHQERKPQKVNLEISPHRAVSAVRLMRIEFGGAFADLLNEKGKGSGDNEMGYVERTLGFCTRDLDDRDLRLVTDIVGGTIRWRKYLDYLILSLCHDPNVFSRMEPLLLQILRIGFYEIVKLEVPSYAVVDENVQLAKIALRPGAGNMVNGILRKLVMLKESNSLPSPKLEGDDRAQARALATIYSHPVWMVRRWIKHLGQEEAVKLMMWNNTDPRFSLRANKGKGFTRSELVLRLETLKVPYELSPHLDDFVRISTGLQSVIQDGILKEGLCSVQDESAGLVVSIVDPQPGDTIIDCCAAPGGKTLFMAACLNGQGMVTAIDINKGRLRILKETAKLQKLHNVITTVHADVREFHENNHVAYDKVLLDAPCSGLGVLSKRADLRWNRKSEDMEELKSLQDELLDAASKLVRPGGVLVYSTCSIDPEENEDRVAAFLLRHQEYSVESAKRYTSGEFLTEEGYYFSSPVKHSLDGAFAARLVRCS, encoded by the exons ATGTCAATACTTCACTTGCCTTCCATCCAAGTCTGTTATTTGACACCCAAGAAGTATACACATTCTTCATTGAAGTTTGGGGAATCAAATTCAAGAACAACAACTTACAAAAAAG GTTCTTTACATCAAGAACGCAAACCTCAGAAGGTGAATCTTGAAATTTCACCTCATAGAGCAG TGTCAGCTGTGAGATTAATGCGGATAGAGTTCGGTGGTGCCTTTGCCGACCTGTTAAATGAGAAAGGGAAGGGGTCAGGTGATAACGAGATGGGATATGTTGAAAGAACTCTTGGGTTTTGCACTCGAGATTTGGATGATAGAGATCTCAGATTG GTAACCGACATTGTTGGAGGTACAATTCGTTGGAGAAAATATCTTGACTATTTGATTTTGTCTTTATGCCATGATCCAAACGTGTTTAGTCGTATGGAACCTCTATTGTTACAG ATTCTTCGAATAGGATTCTATGAGATTGTCAAGCTCGAGGTCCCTTCCTATGCTGTTGTAGATGAG AATGTGCAGCTAGCAAAAATAGCCCTTAGGCCAGGTGCCGGTAACATGGTCAACGGGATTTTGAGGAAGCTGGTTATGCTTAAG GAAAGTAACTCTCTTCCTTCACCTAAACTGGAAGGTGATGATCGTGCACAAGCACGAGCACTTGCTACTATTTATTCTCATCCCGTT TGGATGGTTAGGCGTTGGATAAAACACCTCGGACAAGAAGAAGCTGTTAAGCTGATGATGTGGAATAACACTGATCCCAGATTTAGTCTGAG GGCTAATAAAGGAAAAGGTTTTACTCGATCAGAGCTTGTGTTACGACTTGAAACATTAAAG GTACCCTATGAGCTCTCTCCTCATCTGGATGATTTTGTTCGTATTAGCACGGGACTGCAG AGTGTTATACAAGATGGAATACTAAAAGAAGGCTTATGTTCTGTCCAAGATGAAAGTGCAG GTTTGGTGGTCTCCATTGTTGACCCACAACCCGGGGATACCATAATTGACTGTTGTGCTGCTCCTGGAGGAAAAACGCTCTTCATGGCGGCCTGCTTGAACGGCCAAG GCATGGTAACTGCAATTGACATAAATAAAGGTCGCCTGAGGATCCTTAAAGAGACGGCCAAACTGCAAAAACTTCATAATGTCATCACTACCGTTCACGCCGATGTTCGTGAATTTCAT GAAAATAATCACGTGGCCTATGATAAAGTGTTGCTGGATGCTCCTTGTTCTGGACTTGGTGTTCTTTCCAAG AGAGCCGACTTACGGTGGAATAGAAAGTCAGAAGATATGGAAGAACTTAAAAGCTTGCAAGATGAGCTTCTCGATGCAGCTTCCAA GTTGGTAAGGCCTGGTGGGGTGCTAGTATACAGCACTTGTTCAATTGATCCTGAAGAAAATGAAGACAGGGTGGCTGCATTTCTTCTTAGGCATCAG GAATACAGCGTAGAATCTGCAAAGAGATACACATCGGGTGAATTTTTGACAGAAGAGGGTTACTATTTCTCTAGCCCTGTGAAACATTCTCTTGATGGTGCCTTTGCTGCACGTCTCGTACGTTGCTCTTGA
- the LOC139850249 gene encoding uncharacterized protein: MYNGVKVGVDKVVVSHLQYADDTIFSVNGVEKNARNLMLLLECFERTSGLKVYYNKSNLLSVGVDASDVSSLADCCGCQPGVFLFTYLGLPVGSKIKKLNDWSPVSEKCNKRLADWRARTDYFGGRLTLVKSILSSLPLYYFLLFRAPPCVLKKLECVHREFFWGGSGNNKKLSRVKWEKLLHSHEEGWLNIMSLNCKKLALLCFEVDKLGIPFSNFFKKRIEYRGKGEARVRDRVQQQGEEYCFSLAWAIDPVGRTCAELEDICGLIIAGCSFSDGPDHWIWSLDSYDKFTVKKT, from the exons ATGTATAATGGAGTTAAGGTGGGTGTGGATAAGGTAGTGGTATCTcatttacaatatgcggatgatacaatTTTTTCGGTGAATGGAGTAGAAAAAAATGCGAGAAATCTAATGCTTCTCCTTGAATGTTTTGAAAGAACTTCCGGGTTAAAAGTGTATTACAATAAAAGTAATTTGCTTAGTGTTGGTGTTGATGCTAGTGATGTTAGTAGCTTGGCCGATTGTTGTGGATGTCAACCGGGTGTGTTTCTGTTTACTTATTTGGGGTTACCGGTTGGATCTAAAATTAAGAAATTAAATGATTGGTCCCCGGTGAGTGAAAAATGTAACAAGCGTTTAGCGGATTGGAGAGCAAGAACGGATTATTTTGGTGGTCGATTAACTCTTGTCAAATCGATTCTCTCGAGTTTGCCTCTCTACTATTTCTTGCTCTTTCGTGCCCCGCCTTGTGTGTTAAAAAAATTAGAGTGTGTTCATCGTgagttcttttggggcgggtcaggAAATAATAAAAAATTGTCTAGGGTTAAATGGGAAAAACTCCTTCATTCTCACGAAGAAGGATGGTTAAATATCATGTCTTTAAATTGCAAAAAATTGGCTTTATTat GTTTTGAAGTTGATAAGTTGGGAATTCCTTTTTCAAACTTCTTTAAAAAACGGATAG AATACAGAGGCAAGGGTGAGGCAAGGGTGCGTGACAGGGTGCAACAGCAAGGGGAAGAATACTGTTTCTCGTTGGCCTGGGCCATAGACCCAGTCGGCAGAACATGTGCAGAACTGGAGGATATTTGTGGGCTGATTATAGCGGGATGCTCTTTTTCTGACGGGCCGGATCATTGGATTTGGTCACTAGACTCATATGACAAGTTCACAGTAAAAAAAACTTAG
- the LOC139885849 gene encoding uncharacterized protein isoform X1, giving the protein MATTSSGIEVPVFVDTSIGTHVGISVSPHLTVSEFKRIFENTHLDCYPELGNIKVDRLMVKRKSYLYRLSESMRMKHVFQGYKGTWFLFIDAYVSGKKISSTPQTQVVHGNSSEISLQVKFRESRNKTMRKELNGSYVGPTRERMSESILVSGIIKKYFPIHDDEVTSKRQVPNYEPKTLQP; this is encoded by the exons ATGGCTACTACTTCGAGTGGCATCGAAGTTCCGGTGTTCGTTGACACAAGTATAGGAACCCATGTTGGTATCTCTGTCTCTCCTCATCTTACAGTCTCTGAATTTAAAA GGATATTCGAGAATACGCATTTAGATTGTTACCCTGAACTAGGAAATATCAAAGTCGACAGATTAATG GTTAAGAGGAAATCTTACCTTTATCGCTTGTCAGAATCAATGCGCATGAAACATGTTTTCCAAGGGTACAAAGGAACATGGTTTTTGTTCATTGACGCGTACGTTTCGGGCAAGAAAATTTCATCAACACCCCAAACTCAAGTAGTTCATGGTAATTCATCCGAAATTAGTTTGCAAGTGAAGTTCAGAGAATCAAGAAATAAAACAATGAGAAAAGAGCTTAACGGTTCATATGTGGGTCCAACACGCGAAAGAATGTCGGAATCTATATTAGTATCTGGTATCATCAAGAAGTACTTTCCTATTCATGATGATGAGGTCACTTCAAAACGTCAAGTTCCAAATTATGAACCGAAGACCCTCCAACCATGA